Below is a genomic region from Pseudopipra pipra isolate bDixPip1 chromosome 6, bDixPip1.hap1, whole genome shotgun sequence.
GTTTGGGGGGAAGTGCATTAAGCTGAATGCAAACAGCTGTACAAAACTGCAGGTCTGAAAAGCCACGTTTTTCTGCCCTGTAATAGTGCTAAGCTATCTTAAAATTTTGAGAAAACCAAAGCACAATAAcaataatcaaaataaaaggaaaggtaacataaaaaaaatataagctGTCAGTATTTGTGCTACTTGTGGCTAAGAATCAGTGACCTCTTTAGTGGAACTTGCAGGTTTGAGAGGGTTGGAAAACAGCCATTACTTGATGTACCTCTTTGTTGTAGAGAGGAAATCATGGTTATGCTGAAGATTTCATCTTTCCTTGCTGTTTATGCCTTGGTTGTGTGCCAGATGGACAGCTTCCAGGCAGCCCCAGTCAGGTAAGAAGCTGGTCCTGTTACTGAGTGCTATGTCTGAATGGTATGAAAACAATATTCTTTAGAGGTCTAGGAGGGAAAGATACTGTAGTGAAGGAGAGATGtggctgctttttatgctgtgTTTGGCATTGTGGCTTTTTGATTACATCTGTAAAATGCCTAACGCTGCGCATGAGGGTGGCTTGCATATTCACATCGGTGAACGACATTGTCAATGACATGCAGCACAACGCATGTCAGACCCCTCTCTCCTGCGTGTACCtttctgcagcagcctgggtTTTATTCACCCTGTTGTGCTTGCCTCTGCTCAGACCTGGCTTGGAGTCCATAACGGATCGAGTGACGCTCAGTGATTACGAAGCTCGGAGGTTATTAAATGCGCTGGTGAAAGAGTTCATACAGATGacagcagaagagctggagCAAGCCTCTGAGGGGAACAGGTAAGGACTGCAGTCCTGGGCAGGAGAAAGGCAATGGGGCAATGTTACATGTTTGAAATTTAGCAAAAACCATCCTAGCAGATGCTTTGCAGGttcaagatttttttgttttctcgGGGTTATGGCTAACTGTGGTCAGCTAACTGGTAAAGGATGATACTGCAGAGACATGCTAATACCGGTGTTGGACGATGTCTTCCATCTAGTTAACCTGCTTCTATCTGTCTTTTACATCTGAAAGTGGAGGGCGATTTGATCTTGAATGAGTAGGTTGTGTAAAAATATGGCATCAAAAGGTATGTCTTCTAGTGGAGAGTTAGGGGTGATTCAGTCACTCTTGGATTCTCTGTCATGAAGGTGCATGCTGTTGTAAGGCATGGAAAGTCCCTGGCAGAGGGGATGTGTTCCTCCTAATGCACGCAGCATCACTCTCCCTTAGACCAAAGGCATGCAAGAGCATTTGCATTATCCTAACAGGATTTGCATTGCAATGCATGGTGATGTATGAGAGACTGAACAGCATGCTGGAAGATGTGGGAAGTTAAGCTTCCTGACCTCTGACTATGAGCATCCAAAAAGGCTAATGAACTTGCTTGTCAACAAAGTTGGATTCAttgaaaaatagtattttcctTCTGACTGCTTTTGTATGAACTTGCCTTGCATGGGATGTGATGCAGAGGGTTTGgatttattttgaattaatttttaagttaactaactgtagatttttttttctagggaAGAATGGCATGAATGTGCATGTTTGAGGTTACTCTTCCTTTGgcatgtctttatttttttcccccctgcagcCTGGATAGACCCATTTCCAAACGCTGTGCCAGTCTGAGTACTTGTGTGCTGGGCAAACTGTCTCAAGAATTGCACAAATTGCAAACTTACCCTCGCACTGACGTCGGGGCTGGAACTCCTGGCAAGAAACGAAATGTGCTGAGTGACCTGGAACATGAACGCTATACAAACTATGGGGAACCCCTAGGAAACAACTAGACATGCTtatttctccccctctccctttttttaacttgaTGCATGTGGATCTAACTTTGATTGCTAACTTTGCTATGTTCTTTTGATTCTGTTTTCGACAGAGAATGTTTGAGATGGACCTAATGTTAGGAAGACAGAGAATATAACATGCATACCaagctagggaaaaaaataaataaaaatgatcaGCACTGCCTTGACATTTCAAATGATTTTCTTAgacactgattaaaaaaattttaaacaagGCTCTTCATTTCTGGCTGCTAAATATAAAAGTAGATTCTTTCTTTTGTGCTTGCCCATGCACTTGTTCAATAAACCTATTTTTCTATAAGGATTAGATCTGCTTGGTTTAATAACTTGTTTTAGAATGTGAGATTTATAGATAAGGCTAGAAAAATTTTGTAACTTGTCTTAATGTTCAAGAGAGGCAATGATAGTAATTTCtagaaaaactgaaagagaacTTAGAAGTCAAAGTTATACATATACATTGATATGTAGTGCTGTAATCAGACATGCATGCAATCCTCTTGGTAAAGAACCTGAGAAGCAAAGAATTCAGGGAAGGCTCATGCATATTCATTCAAACAAACTAGAAATGTAATCCTGTTTAAAACTGGGTACTGAACACGTCCAGGTAAgaattttgtgttcttttccttttttcttattttacaaTAGGTCTTTGCACTAGTATATTTAAAACTTGTgtacctttaaaatatttatattaattcaCCTACATTATATTATCTTGAATTAAGGATTGAATTAGTTCTGTTTCATTACTGCATCTATCTATCTTGTAATTCAAAAAATTGGCATTGGTGTTGCAAACATTCTTCATTGTTAACATTAATAAACTGTCTTGTGATGGTTATCTGGCAAAAATCCCTCCTACTGCAAGAAAAAGTCAATGCTTTAGTAGAAAATTCTTCAAGCAAGGACTGTATGAATGAGTATACCTTGAAGTTCCCATCTAGCAAAACTGTTAGCTGCAGACCGAACTCTTAGCACAGAACTAATACTGTTGAGGTCTGTGACCTATTCCCATGGTGAAGTGCTGTAGCAGACAAAGGTCTAATTGCAGGAAAAAGAGGTTTCCCTCATTCCCATTAAGTACCTGGAAGCAGTATTTTTATGTGGTTCAGCCTCTGAAAGCAGCTGGTCAGCTGCTGTGCATGTACAGCCCTATCAGAGTCACTGACAGACCTCCTGCAGTCATCAATGATGCTGGAATTCCATGTGCTTTCTGGGTGTTATGGAGCATAGGTGTTGAAGTGAGAAGTGAAAGATCAGTGCCTGcttctgccctgcagcagcaccacaaCCAAAATGCAGATCTGAACTTTTGGATGAAGCAGAAACTGGTTAAATGCTCTAGATCTGGACCTCCTTGGCACCTCTCAGTGGTCATGCCTAGCTGGAGGCAGGCAATAGCTCAGGTGTTGCTGAAAATGTGGGCTGGCTTAGTCTCCAGTCCAACTGTCCAGGAAAAGCAGGGCTTGGCCACCTTTTGTAAAGTAAGCCTGACATTTAGAAAACTGTAAAGATGCATCTTTTAGCACTTGTAAGCTGTACACACAGAAGGTGACAAATGCTCGCTGCGCAGCAAGCCTGCTTTTTCTGCTATGGAAGAATCTTTCCTAGTCATAGCATCCTTTACTGATGTTCTCTTGCATGCAGGGTGTGTGCTGTGGGAACTaactcttccttttccttctgaaaagcaGTGTAACAGCACAGAAGCGGGCGTGCAACACGGCGACCTGCGTGACCCACCGCCTGGCAGACTTCCTGAGCAGGTCAGGGGGAGTGGGCAAGAACAACTTCGTACCAACCAACGTGGGATCCAAGGCCTTTGGCAGGCGAAGAAGAAGCGTTCAGCTATAAAAAGCTGTGTGATAATGTGAACATGGTAAATGCATTGCAATAGTCGGAATCCCATGGTGCAGGTAGCCTGTGCCATTACCCAAGTTTTAGTTTTGCTGCACGAGTAACAGACCTACAGTGGTAACCTCTGAGAAAGCAGGGCAAGTAAcagtataaagaaaaaatgttacaaATAGAGCAAAGGCATGTTTGGACTGTGCAGAAGAGCTTTTGTAGATGTCCTGCTTGGATAACTATCTTCACAGAACATTAACTAAACACAACAATTTGGTTGCaattatttgcttattttacCAGTAGCATTTCATTATCAACATATCAGTaactctgattttctttctttcagattGCAATGAGACTGAAAACTCGACTTTAATTTCTAATGGAAGCAGCTCTTCTCCATAAACCAAGACAACCAAAAAGAAGATTAATTTTTCATCCTaatattgaaaatgttttatttaatacaAATGAAAACACTTCTGTTATGTATAGTACAAGAGAATCTAGTTATTAAAGTTAAATTATTGTATATTCTTTTTATATGCAActctatttcaaataaaatgtgaCAGCatctattatttatttatcttccaGCTTATGTGATCCATGCTACTTATCCTGGCCCTACTGCCAAATCTCGGGGATTATACTAAACTGCTGCCTGGCAAGGCATGTGTATTATACAGTGTGCTGTGCCTTGATGTAAAACAACTAACCTGATTGTAcagtatgtttaaaaaaaaaatcacttcaatATTGTATGATTTGTGAATTTAcgcaaaattaaaaaaggtattttagaTACACTTGGATTGAGaaactgatttttcatttgGACCCACTTATGGAAACATTTGGCTCTAAGCCAACATCACTGCAGATCAGCTAGCCCATTGATCTGCTCTGGCATTATTAACTATAATACTAGAATTTGAGTCAAAAGTTCAGAACAGGAAGAATAGCtgctttttatatatattaaaaaaaccccgcAAACAATCAAAAGACACGACTTAGTAAGGCTTCtgctagaaaaataaaaagaagctaCAGTTACATTGAGTAAAACCATGGAGACAAATTTCATCATATGTGGTTTAagactaaatatttttatacaggCTGTAGTTCAGATGTAATGGCCTAACATACTCTGTAGATTTTTGTGTAAGGTCAAAAAAGTGAAttagaaaggaagagaaaagaagctaCGGAAATGTACATTTCTTTGAAGCAATCCTGAGACAGAGTCTATTTAGGGATCAGGGATAAATAATTAGAGTGAGTGGAAAAGAGGGTAGCTGGAAGCATTCCATGGACTTGTAAGTAGTGCTGCCAACTTCCTTCttaaagctgctgctgtttcacttTAGTAGCTGAGTCAGATGTCTGTTTAGATTTGTTTCACGCTTTACAGCCTGACCCTAAAATCTGCTTCATCAATTCAGATGAATCCCAGAATGAGTAaaggaagggaccacagtggctcatctggtccaacctccctgctcaagcagagttGTCCTAGAGCACATTGTACAGGATTGCGTTCAGGTGGTTCTTGAATACATCCAGTGAGGAAGACGACTCTACCTTGCTGTGCAAAGTAGAGGTTAAGGCTCTCACAATATCTCtgtctgtctctgctgcaggtgTAATAGCAAAAGAGAAGCTTGGTCAGCCCGATGTAGAAACAGTCAGTAAGGCCTTCCAGTGACGACACTTCTATACCGTGCTCGGTCGTGGCTATGATTTTACTCCTCTGGGAACCCTTCAGCCCTGGTAAGTCAGTGTACAAAGTAGATCTTGTAGGAGATATAAGCCAGTTTATAGGGAAAAGTTCCAGTGCCTAAATGGGCAAAGAAGGGATGTTCAGGCTTGGCTTTCAAATTCGTTGCCCAGAGGTAGtctagtgctttttttttttttcatttttccctgaAGTATCTGAGTTTGGCCGTAACTGGGTGTCTTATACCTGCATGATGAACCACCACACTATCTTCGTGCAAGGATCTGGTTGGGTTAGACCAAACTACCAGTTTTGGAGCCTGTAAGCATTCTCTACCATGTTTCAggtatttttccccatttttctttACACGAAGTGGGAGGTCATATGCTGGGGTCACCTGGCTACCTCAGCAACACCAACACGTTTCCCTGTCACTGCAGATCCTCTGGGCACAGGTGGCAGTGTGTCTCTTTTGTTCCCTACCACAGCACGTAACATAATATTCTCCAAGATAAAACACTAAGCACAGTTATTGGGATGAATACATGTAATTTAGTGATTCATATTCAATAAGAAGCCAGGCAGCATTCCTAGACCCCTGCTGGCTTCAAAGTCTAAATGGTCAGgcagattattttttccatttacagCCATTCTCTACTGAGAGACAGCTGAGACTGCTTTGTGTAATTGAATGGCATCTGTAGTGTCCATCTAGTCTAAAAACTGTTAGTCCTTCTTTTCACTTTAATGAAGTTATAAGTTTTTTCTGTCAGACAAAGGGTTTTTCTCAGGCTAACATTGTACACCAAAACACAAACCTTTCATGTAAAATATTATAGTAACCTTAGTGCTGGTTTTAACATTGTCCTGGTTGTAGAAATATCGGATGGAACTTTTTTGTTTAgattgttgttttctttttccttaggaaGAAATAGCTACTTTCCTGTCTCAAGATCTATTCCTGTTATATCTTCTGTCTCTTTTCTCATCAGAATGTCTGTACAGAAATTCAATACACTCACCTATACATATCCCTGTAAAGGACAGAGTGCCAAAGCACTATGGAAGCAAGggtgaatatgaaaaaaattaaggacCTTTACATCCTTTTCCATTATGTGAAGCGATAGAAACCCTTCACCAGGAAACTGAGTTGCTCATTGCTGCTTTCAGAAGAAGCAGGTTGTTGTTGAAAcaagagagaagcagagatgtaaaaactaatttttttttaaattttttttctattatttttattttaaggcagAAGACATGGTAGAAGGAATTGCAGAGACTCTAGAGGGTTGTCAATCCCTTCAACTGACTGTGAACAAGTGGACGGAATTGTTTCCGTTTTTAAAAAGTGCCGTTCTGAGTAATATTACCCAAAATTATCAGCTCTTAAATAAACCCTAAACTTCTACCCCAGGAGCAAATCTTGTTTGGAATTAGCATTTAATAAGGGAAAATATGGTTTCTAATGTACTTATCTTTCCATTTTAATTACATTGCCATTCTAAGCATGCTTAAAGCAGGTGGAAAATACAGTGTTAGTGCAATATCTGTAAGTGGCATCAAATTCAAGTTACTTGGTATTCAGCCATCAAAGACACTACAGATCAGTCACTCATGAGTGTATTCTTGTTTATGAGGCAGTATCATCATTACTATAGTTTTGTTCTGATGTCTTCAGAtatttgtctgttttcttcaaCCACtagggttttgggtttttttaatccatgCGCAAATGAAGGTTTTGAGAGAGTACTTTTCAAGTAaacagaaaaggggaagaaatttCCAAGAAAGAAATATCTGAGGATAATTTATTGTAGATTGTATTCATGTAGCTATAGAGTTTTTAAATTTGCAGACTGTTTTCtagtgttttggttttcctctaCAAATATGGGCACATGGACCACATGGGCCCAGGAAAGGTTATGAATTTTGCCCAGTTCTCTGCTCTGAGCCGATGGCAGGTAAAAAAGCACCATCTTGTGCCAAGTGACAGTGAGAGGAGGGCATCCAGGGATCGTTCAGATGCTTTGCCTTGCTGGTGGGTGCAGCTTCCAGCTGGACATGAGCAGGGGCAGCCACTTGGGATGATGACACAAGGCAAACTCACCTGCTTGCCTGCTGTTGTCATGAGCCTCCAGGTCTGCTGTGCACCACATGGGGCATCAGGCAGCCATGGGCCAGCTGGTGCCGTGCCAGGTGATGGATAACAGGAACTAATATCAACATGTGTCCCCACAGACCTTTGCAGCTGCTAAAAcagagaggcaggagctgtTCAGCTGTGTGCTTCTTGTCAAAGGGCAGGTGGTCTTCTGCTCCTATATCTGACTGAGTTTTTGATTCAGGATCATTCACCAGGACATCACTGCACAGATCACTAGAGCATCATTTTGAAATAACCCAACTGGACTTTCACTGTGTCTCTCTCCAATATTTagatcattttttttctccttctgttagtGAAATTTAATTCATCTTCCTGAAAGCTTCCATTATCTGCAGTGTGAGAAAGGAGCAGAGCTAATGCTATTGCTTCTGACACTGAACACTGCCAAAAGCAACTTATAGCAGGCAGCAGTAAATTTTGCTATTGGTTATCTAATCCAGTATTGTCATGCCTAATTAGCAGATTGAACATCTCCACAAGGTGAATAGTTTAAAATGTGCTGGAGAATTTGGGTCTGTGTGTTTTTCTAGactgaactgtctcaaaacaggTGAACACTGGTTAGTGATAAACTGGATGTTTCCAGCCTGGCTTCACCCATGTTGAACGCTGGCAGCTTGGTTCCAAGCTGGCCATGCTCAATGCTTCTGACAGTCAGTTGAATGccctggcagctggaaggggtcTGCACAGTGCACACATTCGCTGCCTCTATTGTTCTAAAATGCACCCCATCCTTCCCCGGTTCTGTACAGAGTTATCCTCTACTTTTGCCTTCTAAAACTGTTCTTTATCACAGAAAATGTCCCAGGAGTATggtaactaatttttttcctgcagaaagtAAATAATTCCCACTTCTAAATTATGCCAAGCATTGCAATACTTTCTCTATGAGATTTCTGATCTCTATGAAATTTCCCATTCGATGGAGTAATCAGAATCATTGcaacatttctcttttctttctattcttgGCTTTATCATAATTCTTATTTTCACCAATTACTCTTTTGGCTGGGACTGAGCTGGGATTCCAACTAAATTATTAGTGTCACCTCCACGAAAGCACATATTGCCTTTAAAAGTCTGATGTATGCCTCTGGGCAGGTTTTTTCCACCCCTGTAATGTGTGAGAAAACACTCCCATTTGCATTACACTCATATTGGCTGTCCACAAAAGAATGATTACACTCTTGCTTATTTAgctttctatttatttctgttgttttcttctccttttcaatGGCTTTTCCTAACATCTTGTCACATCAGCACATGAGCCAATTTGACATTGCATTAATCTGTCCAGTGTCCATGAACTACAACATATATCCGTTTGGCTTTCCAACTGCTCTTTGAGAGCCTTGAAGCCACTCTCTCAGAGGAGCCTGCATGGCAAGGAGTGTGGTCATCTGCAGGTGACAGTCGTTTGGTAGAGACACAGGTACAACAGGCTTGAGTAACCCCGGCCAAGGTTGTCTTGAATAACTACTTTCAAGATAGCCAGCAAACATGAGCACTTGAGATGCCAGCAGCTATGCTTAAGAAAGGAAATTGCCTTGGGATGAAGCAAAGGAGAGGAAGCTATGGTGGCTTTAAATGCTGAACAGTTTGTGTGATTACAAAGTGTGGATGCAGAAGCAGTGCTGTTTGGGAGCTGCCTGCCAGACACCTCAGGTGTTCCTCTGAGAGGCCACCTATCATATCAGAGCACAGAAGGTGGAGAGGACAGCCAGATTAGTGTTTTCAGTATGTTACTTTGTTCTTCTCAACATAGCGTTTTGTGCCCTGCCAAGCACTGCAGGTGTTCTCTTATCTCAAAGTCCTCTCTGTCAGTCAGCTCAGAAAGGCTGGATGTACCTGGTTCTGGGGGCTGGAGGGTTGGTTTAAGGCAAGTTGCTCTAGGGCTGCCAGGTGCCTCAAAGGcaggctgtgccccagccctTTCACAGGGCAGGAAGAGGGATTGATATCTTctgcttccccaggctgaaGCCCCAGCCTTGCCCAGTGGCCGAGGCGATCCTTTTGGCCCCTGAGAGAGAGGCGTATAAAGGTTTCATCCTACTGCATGAGCTGCCCATTACCTGGCATGACAAAACTATCATAGCCTGAGAAGGAACGTAGCTCTGTGCTTCTTTGCTGCCTCTCACCGGCTCCCGtcctcccacagcagctgtgacCCAGAGCACTGGGCGTGCTGGAGGCTGCCTACTCCTCCTCTGCTAGGGCTGAAGGAGATAGCTCATGGACCACAGTTGTCCCCTTCCTGGTAGATTCCACTGACCTCTATTGCTGCACAGCCAACAATTTTCCTGTACAGCTTTGCTGCAAGTCAGAAATCATAATCATAAGgaacaattttcttttgctgtttagAAAACCAGagattttgctcattttttgtttgcttcctcTCAGGCTGTTTCTGCTggtattgggtttgtgtggcaaggttttggtagcaggggtggcttctgtgagagattcccctgcagcccgtgatGCAGACCAGGGGGATGCACagtggagcagtttgtgaagaag
It encodes:
- the CALCB gene encoding calcitonin gene-related peptide 2 isoform X3, which codes for MVMLKISSFLAVYALVVCQMDSFQAAPVRPGLESITDRVTLSDYEARRLLNALVKEFIQMTAEELEQASEGNSVTAQKRACNTATCVTHRLADFLSRSGGVGKNNFVPTNVGSKAFGRRRRSVQL
- the CALCB gene encoding calcitonin gene-related peptide 2 isoform X1, giving the protein MVMLKISSFLAVYALVVCQMDSFQAAPVRPGLESITDRVTLSDYEARRLLNALVKEFIQMTAEELEQASEGNSLDRPISKRCASLSTCVLGKLSQELHKLQTYPRTDVGAGTPGKKRNVLSDLEHERYTNYGEPLGNN
- the CALCB gene encoding calcitonin gene-related peptide 2 isoform X2; amino-acid sequence: MVMLKISSFLAVYALVVCQMDSFQAAPVRPGLESITDRVTLSDYEARRLLNALVKEFIQMTAEELEQASEGNSSVTAQKRACNTATCVTHRLADFLSRSGGVGKNNFVPTNVGSKAFGRRRRSVQL